One Rhineura floridana isolate rRhiFlo1 chromosome 14, rRhiFlo1.hap2, whole genome shotgun sequence genomic region harbors:
- the LOC133369856 gene encoding aromatase translates to MIMEALNPMHYNITRVVSETMPAATVPLLLLMGFLFLIWTCEETSTIPGPGYCMGLGPLISHGRFLWMGVGSACNYYNKMYGEFMRVWINGEETLIISKSSSMFHVMKHGHYISRFGSKLGLKCIGMHENGIIFNNNPALWKEIRPFFTKALSGPGLVRMIAICVESTAEHLDQLEEVTTELGYINSLNLMRRIMLDTSNRLFLGIPLDEKAIVLKIQNYFDAWQALLLKPNIFFKISWLYKKYEKSAKDLKEAIEILVEQKRQNLFTVEKLEDHMDFASQLIFAQSRGEITGEMVNQCVLEMLIAAPDTLSVTLFFMLVLIAEHPQVEEEMMKEIQTVMGDREIQSDDMPKLKVVENFILESMRYQPVVDLVMRRALQDDVIDGYPVKKGTNIILNIGRMHKLEFFPKPNEFSLDNFEKSVPHRYFQPFGFGPRGCVGKFIAMAMMKAILVTLLRRCSVQTLKGKGLNNIPKNNDLSLHPNERQPLLEMLFMPRSNMGNSRQDE, encoded by the exons GGCCTGGCTACTGTATGGGTCTTGGCCCCCTTATTTCTCATGGACGGTTCCTCTGGATGGGCGTGGGCAGTGCTTGTAACTACTACAACAAGATGTATGGTGAATTCATGAGAGTCTGGATCAATGGAGAAGAGACCCTCATTATTAGCAA GTCTTCAAGCATGTTCCACGTAATGAAACATGGACACTACATTTCTAGATTTGGGAGCAAGCTGGGCTTAAAATGCATTGGCATGCATGAGAACGGCATCATATTTAACAATAACCCAGCACTCTGGAAAGAAATCCGACCCTTTTTCACCAAAG CGCTATCAGGTCCGGGTCTTGTGCGGATGATAGCTATTTGTGTGGAATCAACGGCTGAACATCTGGACCAGCTAGAGGAAGTGACTACCGAGCTTGGGTACATCAACAGCCTGAATCTCATGAGACGCATCATGCTGGACACTTCAAACAGACTTTTCCTCGGGATTCCTCTTGATG AGAAGGCCATTGTGCTTAAAATTCAAAACTACTTTGATGCTTGGCAAGCGCTTCTCCTGAAACCCAACATCTTCTTTAAGATTTCTTGGTTGTACAAAAAATATGAGAAGTCTGC GAAGGATTTGAAAGAAGCCATTGAAATCTTAGTAGAACAGAAACGACAAAACCTCTTCACCGTCGAGAAACTGGAGGACCACATGGATTTTGCATCACAGCTGATTTTTGCACAG AGCCGTGGGGAAATAACTGGTGAGATGGTAAACCAATGTGTTTTGGAGATGCTGATAGCTGCCCCAGATACTCTCTCGGTGACTCTCTTCTTCATGCTAGTGCTGATTGCAGAACACCCTCAAGTAGAAGAGGAGATGATGAAGGAAATACAGACTGTGATGG GTGACAGAGAGATCCAAAGTGACGACATGCCAAAGTTAAAAGTGGTGGAGAACTTTATTCTTGAGAGCATGAGATATCAGCCAGTCGTGGACTTGGTCATGCGCAGAGCCTTGCAAGATGACGTGATTGATGGTTATCCTGTGAAGAAAGGAACAAACATCATTCTGAATATTGGGCGCATGCATAAGCTTGAGTTCTTTCCTAAGCCAAATGAATTCTCACTTGACAATTTTGAGAAAAGC GTCCCCCATCGTTACTTTCAGCCCTTTGGATTTGGTCCCCGTGGTTGTGTTGGGAAGTTTATTGCCATGGCTATGATGAAAGCCATCCTGGTGACTCTTCTGAGAAGGTGCAGTGTCCAGACTCTAAAAGGCAAAGGTCTTAACAACATTCCAAAAAACAATGACTTGTCTTTGCATCCAAATGAAAGGCAGCCATTGCTGGAGATGCTTTTCATGCCAAGAAGCAACATGGGCAACAGCCGTCAGGATGAATAA